A stretch of the Dechloromonas sp. TW-R-39-2 genome encodes the following:
- a CDS encoding DNA-3-methyladenine glycosylase — MTPSYWSRAAAELSSVDPVMAELVSRYGDLALVSRGDPFATLVRSIIGQQISVKAAEAVWGKFIAQIGTLTPARLLELGPEGLAGCGLSQRKMEYLLDLSASFSSGKLCPADWDGLDDETLILELTTVRGIGRWTAEMFLIFNLLRPDVFPLDDIGLQRAVFKHYFAGEKCSWQALADFGERWRPWRSVATWYLWRSLDPLPVEY, encoded by the coding sequence ATGACTCCAAGCTACTGGTCGCGTGCTGCCGCTGAATTATCGTCCGTCGATCCGGTCATGGCCGAGCTCGTGTCGCGCTACGGGGACCTGGCGCTGGTTTCGCGCGGTGATCCGTTTGCCACACTGGTTCGTTCGATTATCGGCCAGCAGATTTCGGTCAAGGCAGCCGAGGCTGTCTGGGGGAAATTCATCGCACAAATCGGTACGCTGACGCCGGCCAGATTGCTTGAACTGGGGCCGGAAGGCTTGGCTGGCTGTGGTTTGTCGCAGCGAAAAATGGAATATCTGCTTGATTTGTCGGCAAGTTTTTCCAGTGGCAAGCTTTGTCCCGCCGATTGGGATGGGCTTGACGATGAAACGCTGATTCTTGAATTGACGACGGTGCGAGGTATCGGTCGCTGGACGGCTGAAATGTTTCTGATTTTCAATTTGCTGCGTCCGGACGTATTTCCGCTGGACGACATCGGTCTGCAACGTGCCGTCTTCAAGCATTATTTTGCCGGGGAAAAGTGTTCCTGGCAGGCTTTGGCTGATTTTGGCGAACGCTGGCGTCCGTGGCGTTCGGTGGCGACCTGGTACCTCTGGCGCAGCCTCGATCCCTTGCCTGTCGAGTATTGA
- a CDS encoding EAL and HDOD domain-containing protein: MQQSEFLFIHPLLGPDDAWAGYHAEFPPERAANSEILSACCSHPLLTEFDLRHPWFIPAMPEASHNAAVNSRLINVFAAGSARPKDSEALSEFEEHLRQLRCKTGITVRPEDKLPATGTWDYLLISASHARSLPPYTLLGMASRTTVLITSVHSHADHTWGQANACSLSTGEYLLARNTQGKKADTTRLKLLEMLGLLAEDADTGALEAIFRQEAKLSYSLLRLVNSAAIAPRTPITCFAQAINLLGRRQLQRWLQLLVYADPNNGQQPNPLLQKAAARGRLLELLAPTIAGQSADEIGDTAFMIGVFSLLDTLLNMSMSEILQQLPLPEIVHKALAEHEGPLGELLRAIGSAEGGDLKFAHGQLEKLNIDGTLFLNAQLTALSWAAKIRPSQD, translated from the coding sequence ATGCAGCAATCCGAGTTTCTGTTCATCCACCCTCTTCTCGGCCCCGATGACGCTTGGGCTGGCTACCATGCGGAATTTCCCCCCGAACGAGCTGCCAACAGCGAAATTCTGAGCGCTTGCTGCAGCCACCCCCTGCTTACCGAGTTTGACTTGCGCCACCCATGGTTCATTCCTGCCATGCCGGAGGCAAGCCACAATGCTGCGGTCAACAGTCGATTGATCAACGTTTTCGCCGCAGGCTCGGCGCGTCCGAAGGATAGCGAGGCGCTCAGCGAATTCGAGGAACACCTGCGCCAGTTGCGCTGCAAGACCGGCATCACCGTACGCCCGGAAGACAAGCTGCCGGCAACCGGCACCTGGGATTACCTGCTGATCAGCGCCAGCCACGCCCGCTCCCTGCCACCTTACACGTTGCTCGGCATGGCCAGCCGGACAACCGTGTTGATCACCAGCGTACACAGCCACGCCGACCACACCTGGGGACAAGCCAATGCGTGCAGCCTGTCCACCGGGGAATATCTGCTGGCCAGGAATACGCAGGGCAAAAAAGCCGATACGACCCGTTTGAAATTGCTCGAAATGCTCGGCCTGCTCGCCGAAGATGCCGATACCGGGGCACTGGAAGCCATTTTCCGCCAAGAAGCCAAGCTGTCCTACAGCCTGTTGCGCCTGGTCAATTCGGCCGCCATTGCACCGCGCACACCGATCACCTGCTTTGCCCAGGCGATCAACCTGCTCGGACGGCGACAATTGCAACGCTGGCTGCAACTGCTGGTTTATGCCGATCCGAACAACGGCCAGCAACCCAACCCCCTGCTCCAGAAAGCCGCTGCCCGTGGCCGCCTGCTCGAACTGCTCGCCCCGACCATTGCGGGTCAGAGTGCCGATGAAATCGGGGATACCGCGTTCATGATCGGGGTATTTTCGCTACTCGACACACTGCTCAACATGTCGATGAGCGAAATCCTGCAGCAACTCCCGTTGCCTGAAATCGTCCACAAAGCGCTAGCCGAGCACGAAGGCCCGCTCGGCGAATTGCTCCGCGCTATCGGTTCAGCCGAAGGCGGTGACCTGAAGTTCGCTCATGGCCAACTTGAAAAGCTGAATATTGACGGAACGCTCTTCCTCAACGCTCAACTGACTGCCTTGAGTTGGGCGGCAAAGATTCGTCCCAGCCAGGACTAG
- a CDS encoding MBL fold metallo-hydrolase encodes MRYAIVPVTPFDQNCTVFWCEKTRQAAVIDPGGDVDRIMQVLSDENLTLAKILVTHGHIDHAGGVAALAERCPVPVEGPHEDDRFWIDGMPQQSKMFGFPNVASFTPSRWLNDGDKVSFGEVELDVLHCPGHTPGHVVFYHAPTQLAQVGDVLFQGSIGRTDFPKGNHATLIRSIKEHLFKLGDAVDFIPGHGPMSTLGEERQYNPFLSGRFG; translated from the coding sequence ATGCGCTACGCCATTGTTCCTGTCACGCCATTCGATCAGAACTGCACTGTTTTCTGGTGCGAAAAGACCCGTCAGGCGGCCGTGATTGACCCCGGCGGCGACGTCGACCGCATCATGCAGGTGCTGAGCGATGAAAACCTGACGTTGGCCAAGATTCTGGTGACGCACGGCCATATCGATCACGCCGGCGGCGTGGCGGCCCTGGCAGAACGTTGCCCGGTGCCTGTCGAAGGGCCGCATGAGGATGATCGTTTCTGGATCGATGGTATGCCGCAGCAGAGCAAGATGTTCGGCTTTCCGAATGTCGCCAGTTTTACGCCGTCACGCTGGTTGAACGATGGCGATAAAGTCAGTTTTGGCGAGGTCGAACTGGATGTCTTGCATTGTCCCGGTCATACGCCGGGGCACGTTGTTTTTTACCATGCGCCGACGCAATTGGCGCAGGTCGGCGATGTGCTTTTCCAGGGATCGATCGGTCGGACCGATTTCCCGAAAGGCAACCACGCCACCCTGATTCGCTCGATCAAGGAACATTTGTTCAAGCTGGGCGATGCGGTCGACTTCATTCCGGGGCATGGTCCGATGTCCACGCTCGGTGAGGAGCGGCAGTACAACCCCTTTCTCAGCGGTCGTTTTGGCTAG
- a CDS encoding HDOD domain-containing protein: MLRHALKLGAVHDPPYFEDSPCMIDHPLHDIDAWVLLFNSNTLPVLRLTERRLGEMRKNLDRVDARELAKLILQDPIMTVRVLAFIQPLHGRALQHDITTIASAVMMAGIEPFFNRFDELLTIEEQLQDADRHALLGILQIIRRAQRAADYAQEWAIWRHDINMEEIRIAALLHDLAEILVWCSAPKLGLDILARQKADPTLRSVEAQTQVLGFTFQDIQQVLCRVWHLPELLLHLIDDESTDNPRVRNVALAVRLARHSAHGWTDAALPDDYRDIGQLLNITPEAVRQRLGLDPMPAREADNAQAQ, translated from the coding sequence ATGCTGCGCCACGCCCTTAAACTCGGAGCCGTTCATGACCCGCCGTATTTCGAGGACTCGCCCTGCATGATCGACCATCCGCTGCATGATATTGACGCCTGGGTGTTGCTTTTCAACAGCAACACGCTGCCGGTGCTGCGCCTGACCGAGCGTCGCCTCGGTGAAATGCGCAAGAACCTCGACCGGGTTGATGCGCGCGAACTGGCCAAGCTGATTCTCCAGGACCCGATCATGACCGTACGCGTCCTGGCTTTCATACAGCCTTTGCATGGACGCGCCCTGCAGCATGACATCACAACCATCGCCAGTGCGGTGATGATGGCGGGCATAGAACCATTCTTCAATCGTTTCGACGAATTGCTGACCATCGAAGAACAGCTTCAGGATGCCGACCGACATGCACTGCTGGGCATTCTGCAGATCATTCGCCGAGCCCAGCGAGCCGCCGATTACGCCCAGGAGTGGGCCATCTGGCGCCACGACATCAATATGGAAGAAATCCGGATTGCAGCCTTGCTGCATGATCTGGCCGAAATTCTTGTCTGGTGCTCGGCCCCCAAGCTGGGCCTGGATATTCTGGCCAGGCAAAAAGCCGACCCAACCTTGCGCAGCGTCGAAGCACAGACGCAGGTTCTTGGTTTCACCTTCCAGGACATCCAGCAAGTGCTCTGCCGGGTCTGGCATTTACCGGAACTGTTGTTGCACCTGATCGACGACGAAAGCACCGACAATCCGCGCGTTCGCAACGTCGCGCTGGCGGTTCGCCTGGCGCGGCACTCGGCGCATGGCTGGACGGATGCCGCCTTGCCCGACGATTATCGGGACATCGGCCAATTGCTCAACATTACGCCGGAAGCGGTTCGCCAGCGCCTTGGCCTGGACCCGATGCCAGCCCGCGAGGCCGACAACGCTCAGGCGCAATAG
- a CDS encoding MFS transporter: MNASLKTWRTPLVIMIVGCIILTLSMGVRHTAGLFLQPMTSSHGWSRETFSFAIALQNLVWGLASPFAGALADRHGAGRTVAGAAVLYVIGLVLMSQAASPLALDLSAGVLIGLGLSGTTFAVIMGVIGRHTTPARRSMALGIASAGGSFGQFAVLPVGQAMISAYGWEIALVLLAVGIGLIAPLANAMADGHKPASGAGQSVGQALREAGGERSFHYLFWGYFVCGFQTAFVSLHLPSYLVDSGLTANVGMTAVALIGLFNIFGSFLFGWGGGCYSKKNLLVLIYALRAVAITIFMLVPMSTAAAWIFAAVMGLLWLGTVPLTNGLVAQIFGLRYMSMLTGVVFLGHQLGSFLGAWLGGRIFDQTGSYFLAWALAIGLSLIAAWCSWPINEKPLERTAAA, translated from the coding sequence ATGAATGCATCACTCAAAACCTGGCGTACGCCGCTTGTCATCATGATTGTCGGCTGCATCATCCTGACGCTGTCGATGGGGGTACGCCATACCGCCGGTTTGTTCCTGCAACCGATGACCTCCAGCCACGGCTGGAGTCGGGAAACCTTCTCTTTTGCCATCGCCCTGCAGAATCTGGTGTGGGGCCTGGCTTCTCCATTTGCCGGGGCGCTGGCCGACCGTCATGGTGCCGGTCGCACCGTTGCCGGGGCTGCCGTACTGTACGTCATCGGCCTGGTTTTGATGTCGCAGGCGGCTTCTCCCTTGGCGCTTGATTTGTCGGCCGGTGTGCTCATCGGCCTCGGGCTTTCCGGAACGACTTTTGCCGTGATCATGGGCGTCATCGGCCGTCATACGACGCCGGCGAGGCGCAGCATGGCGCTGGGTATTGCCAGTGCCGGCGGTTCGTTCGGGCAATTTGCCGTGCTTCCGGTCGGGCAGGCAATGATTTCCGCCTACGGCTGGGAAATCGCACTGGTCTTGCTGGCCGTTGGCATCGGCCTGATTGCGCCCCTGGCCAATGCCATGGCCGATGGTCACAAACCGGCTTCAGGAGCGGGGCAGTCGGTCGGGCAGGCACTGCGCGAAGCGGGGGGCGAACGAAGCTTTCACTACCTGTTCTGGGGCTATTTCGTTTGTGGTTTCCAGACGGCGTTTGTTTCGCTGCACTTGCCGTCTTATCTGGTCGATTCCGGCCTGACGGCCAATGTCGGGATGACGGCAGTGGCCTTGATCGGCCTGTTCAATATCTTCGGTTCTTTCCTGTTCGGCTGGGGCGGTGGTTGCTACAGCAAGAAGAACCTGCTGGTCCTGATTTATGCTTTGCGTGCCGTGGCGATCACCATTTTCATGCTGGTCCCGATGTCGACCGCGGCAGCCTGGATTTTTGCAGCGGTGATGGGGTTGCTGTGGCTAGGAACAGTGCCGCTGACTAACGGCCTCGTGGCGCAGATTTTTGGTTTGCGCTACATGTCGATGCTGACCGGGGTGGTCTTTCTCGGCCATCAACTGGGCAGCTTCCTGGGGGCTTGGCTGGGCGGCCGGATTTTTGATCAAACCGGATCGTATTTCCTGGCCTGGGCGCTGGCCATCGGGCTTTCCCTGATCGCCGCCTGGTGTTCCTGGCCGATCAACGAAAAACCGTTGGAACGGACCGCAGCGGCATGA
- a CDS encoding ATP-binding cassette domain-containing protein translates to MPYLKLSDACLAYGHVPLLDHADFLLDPGERVALIGRNGTGKSSLLAALAAGSGRGKLDDGEVWVQPGIRVGYVPQEPPFDMEATVFEAVVSGMGETSKILAEYHEVVHHLSDGTGDQDELMARMETLQHELESRGAWAYEAQAEKVIDRFGLDPEASVGSLSGGQKKRLALAQALAVAPEVLLLDEPTNHLDIAAIEWLETMLIEMGVTLFFITHDRSFLDRVCTRIVELDRGKLASFPGSFKEYQVRKEALLHDEGLANARADKLLKEEEVWIRKGVEARRTRAVFRVQRLDQLRAERQARRERMGKVNLQIDAGDKSGKLVAELEHVNKSYGQRQIVRDFSARIQRGDKIGVIGSNGAGKTTLLRMILGELQPDSGIVRQGTKIDVAYFDQFRTQLNPDSSLSDIISPGSDWVEIGGARKHVIGYLEDFLFAPERARSPVSSLSGGERNRLLLARLFARPANVLVLDEPTNDLDIETLELLEELLAKYDGTLFLVSHDRTFLDNVVTQTIAAEGDGFWKEYAGGYTDWASYRASRAKEGADKVKSESRPVAKAAEPAKAKVEKLSWKEQRELESLPEKIAGLEAEQADLSKRLEDASIYQTDPRAAQQAADRLAAIDDELLVLLERWEILEARGNPA, encoded by the coding sequence ATGCCTTACCTCAAACTTTCCGATGCTTGTCTCGCCTACGGCCACGTGCCGCTTCTTGATCACGCCGATTTTTTGCTCGATCCGGGCGAGCGTGTTGCCCTGATCGGCCGCAACGGCACCGGCAAGTCCTCCTTGCTGGCGGCGCTGGCTGCCGGTAGCGGCCGTGGCAAGCTTGATGATGGCGAAGTCTGGGTGCAGCCCGGGATTCGTGTCGGCTATGTGCCGCAGGAGCCGCCCTTCGACATGGAGGCGACGGTTTTTGAGGCCGTCGTGTCCGGTATGGGCGAAACCTCGAAGATTCTTGCCGAATATCATGAGGTCGTGCATCACTTGTCCGATGGAACGGGTGATCAGGACGAACTGATGGCGCGCATGGAAACCTTGCAGCACGAACTTGAAAGTCGTGGTGCCTGGGCCTATGAGGCGCAGGCCGAGAAGGTCATCGACCGTTTCGGGCTTGATCCTGAAGCGAGTGTCGGTAGCCTGTCTGGCGGCCAGAAAAAACGTCTGGCGCTGGCTCAGGCACTGGCGGTTGCGCCTGAGGTTCTGCTGCTCGACGAACCGACCAATCACCTCGATATTGCCGCCATCGAGTGGCTGGAGACGATGCTCATCGAAATGGGTGTTACGCTATTCTTCATCACCCACGACCGTTCTTTCCTCGACCGCGTGTGTACCCGCATTGTCGAGCTGGATCGCGGCAAACTGGCCAGTTTTCCGGGCAGCTTCAAGGAGTATCAGGTCCGCAAGGAGGCTCTGTTGCACGATGAAGGGCTGGCCAACGCGCGCGCCGACAAGCTGCTCAAGGAAGAGGAAGTCTGGATTCGCAAAGGTGTCGAGGCGCGCCGGACGCGGGCCGTTTTCCGTGTCCAGCGGCTCGATCAGTTGCGGGCCGAACGTCAGGCGCGGCGCGAGCGGATGGGCAAGGTCAATCTGCAGATCGATGCCGGCGATAAAAGCGGCAAGCTGGTCGCCGAACTGGAGCACGTCAACAAATCCTACGGTCAACGGCAAATTGTGCGCGATTTCTCGGCGCGTATTCAGCGTGGCGACAAAATTGGCGTGATCGGCTCGAACGGCGCCGGCAAGACGACGCTATTGCGGATGATTCTCGGTGAATTACAGCCGGATTCCGGCATCGTTCGCCAGGGCACCAAGATCGATGTGGCCTATTTCGACCAGTTCCGTACCCAGCTGAATCCTGATTCATCGTTGAGCGACATTATTTCGCCGGGATCAGACTGGGTTGAGATCGGCGGCGCGCGCAAGCACGTCATCGGCTATCTGGAAGATTTTCTGTTTGCCCCGGAACGGGCTCGTTCGCCGGTCAGTTCGTTATCCGGTGGCGAACGCAATCGCCTGCTGCTGGCCCGCCTGTTTGCTCGGCCGGCCAATGTGCTGGTGCTCGACGAGCCGACCAACGACCTCGATATCGAAACGCTCGAACTGCTTGAGGAACTGCTCGCCAAGTACGATGGCACGCTCTTCCTGGTCAGCCACGACCGGACTTTCCTCGATAACGTCGTGACGCAAACGATTGCCGCTGAGGGTGACGGTTTTTGGAAGGAATACGCCGGGGGGTACACCGATTGGGCAAGTTACCGGGCGAGCCGGGCCAAGGAGGGGGCCGACAAGGTGAAAAGCGAGTCGCGCCCGGTCGCCAAGGCGGCCGAGCCGGCCAAGGCCAAGGTCGAGAAATTGTCGTGGAAAGAGCAACGCGAACTCGAGTCGCTGCCTGAAAAGATTGCAGGCCTGGAGGCCGAGCAGGCCGATCTGTCGAAGCGTCTTGAAGATGCCTCGATTTACCAGACCGATCCTCGCGCAGCCCAACAGGCCGCTGACCGGCTTGCGGCCATCGATGATGAGTTGCTGGTTCTGCTCGAACGCTGGGAAATTCTTGAAGCACGCGGGAACCCGGCGTAA
- a CDS encoding methyl-accepting chemotaxis protein: protein MFHRFSCRPIAQQLILVSALALFVVFLIMTLMVQRNADRAAVAVAEANLGHEAKMMAGMLDATHEAVRDRGERQSSFFLKHLGGAPVLSPGVLKTGDVDLPIMRIGNEVLNANERVLQNFKDLTAEEGAFLVIKDGQVFRLATLLKDKNGKSMNGVPIGQGDPVSKAVLAGQDYTGLTIRGGKYNFSTVKVFKGADGKVWGAYSVRISLDAELKRLREQFGSLVAGKTGYVYIIRPTDEKTIGEFVLHPKFQDKMIAEVDVAAPVKESLRQILTNKSGLFRYTMLTESGAEREKIIYAETAKTWGWTVATGSWTDEYLEESYRLRNLLLVISAISASVLMLLMYWLVRSRLSGLALLVGEVRRMSAGDFRVAVRDTVPESRNEVHEIGYAFNAMSESVRSLVQGVSATSAQVGVAANELQGAARLALEGSQQASQSASGIAASVEEMSVSIAQVADNANQAAHISEEAKAVTENGRNVVGRAMAELDVVAGDIKESASLIESLGERSKQISSVVAVIREIADQTNLLALNAAIEAARAGEQGRGFAVVADEVRKLAERTALSTQEISTTVQAILEETGRAVQRMQVVSSNMSESVGLARAAGESLANIDERASLTVETVHSIADSTREQSSASQEIARLVEHIAQAAQGSNSRAQSNSERAQNLQRLSAELQAQLSRFST, encoded by the coding sequence ATGTTCCATCGGTTTTCGTGTCGCCCGATTGCCCAGCAGCTGATTTTGGTCAGCGCCCTGGCTTTGTTCGTCGTGTTTTTAATCATGACCCTGATGGTTCAGCGCAATGCGGATCGCGCTGCGGTTGCGGTGGCCGAGGCCAATCTGGGGCATGAGGCGAAGATGATGGCAGGCATGCTGGATGCCACGCATGAAGCAGTACGTGATCGGGGCGAGCGTCAGTCGAGTTTTTTCCTGAAGCACCTGGGGGGGGCGCCTGTGCTTTCTCCTGGGGTACTTAAAACAGGAGATGTCGATTTGCCGATCATGCGTATCGGGAATGAGGTTTTGAATGCTAACGAACGGGTTTTGCAGAATTTCAAGGATCTGACGGCTGAGGAAGGTGCTTTCCTGGTGATCAAGGACGGTCAGGTGTTTCGTCTGGCCACCTTGCTGAAAGATAAAAATGGCAAATCGATGAATGGTGTGCCGATCGGCCAGGGAGATCCGGTCAGTAAGGCGGTGCTGGCCGGGCAGGACTACACCGGGCTGACCATTCGGGGCGGGAAATACAATTTCAGTACGGTCAAGGTTTTCAAGGGGGCGGATGGCAAGGTGTGGGGGGCTTATTCGGTGCGTATCAGCCTGGATGCCGAATTGAAGCGTTTGCGCGAGCAGTTCGGCAGCCTTGTCGCGGGCAAGACCGGCTACGTTTACATCATTCGGCCGACCGATGAGAAAACCATTGGTGAATTTGTCCTGCACCCGAAATTCCAGGACAAGATGATTGCCGAGGTGGATGTTGCTGCGCCGGTCAAGGAGAGCTTGCGCCAGATCCTGACCAACAAGAGTGGCTTGTTCCGCTACACGATGCTGACCGAGAGTGGCGCCGAGCGTGAAAAAATCATTTATGCCGAAACGGCCAAAACCTGGGGGTGGACCGTAGCAACCGGCAGTTGGACGGATGAGTATCTGGAAGAGAGCTATCGCCTGCGCAATTTGCTGTTGGTGATCAGCGCAATTTCTGCCTCGGTTCTGATGCTCCTGATGTACTGGCTGGTCCGTTCGCGCTTGAGTGGGCTGGCCCTACTGGTGGGTGAAGTCCGGCGGATGAGTGCCGGTGATTTTCGGGTGGCTGTACGGGATACGGTGCCGGAAAGTCGCAACGAGGTGCATGAAATCGGTTATGCCTTCAACGCCATGTCGGAGAGTGTGCGCAGCCTGGTGCAAGGGGTTTCGGCAACATCGGCACAAGTCGGTGTGGCGGCCAATGAGTTGCAGGGCGCGGCGCGCTTGGCGCTGGAGGGGTCGCAACAGGCGTCGCAATCGGCTTCGGGGATTGCCGCTTCGGTTGAGGAAATGTCGGTCAGCATTGCTCAGGTGGCGGATAACGCCAACCAGGCGGCCCATATTTCGGAAGAGGCCAAGGCCGTGACCGAAAACGGGCGCAATGTCGTGGGTCGTGCGATGGCCGAACTGGATGTGGTTGCCGGTGATATCAAAGAATCGGCCAGCCTGATTGAGTCGCTTGGCGAGCGCTCGAAGCAGATTTCCAGCGTTGTGGCCGTGATTCGGGAAATTGCCGATCAGACCAATCTGCTCGCCCTCAATGCCGCAATCGAAGCGGCACGGGCTGGCGAACAGGGGCGCGGTTTCGCGGTGGTTGCCGATGAAGTGCGCAAGCTGGCTGAACGTACCGCTTTGTCTACGCAGGAAATTTCGACGACCGTTCAGGCCATTCTTGAAGAAACCGGGCGTGCGGTACAGCGTATGCAGGTGGTCAGTAGCAACATGAGTGAAAGTGTCGGTCTGGCCCGGGCTGCCGGTGAGTCGCTGGCTAATATCGATGAGCGGGCCAGCCTGACGGTTGAAACCGTGCACAGCATTGCCGACAGCACACGCGAGCAAAGCTCTGCCAGCCAGGAGATTGCGCGTCTGGTCGAGCACATCGCACAGGCGGCGCAGGGGAGTAACAGTCGGGCGCAAAGCAACAGCGAACGGGCGCAAAATCTGCAACGTCTTTCCGCCGAGTTGCAGGCCCAGTTGTCCCGCTTCTCGACATAA